The genomic stretch CCACTCCTTCAAGTTCTATAACCCCTTTCAATTCACCATTCCACATTGGACAAACACTGATGACTATTATTCTATGGAGTCCTGTGCTGGCCACCAAGGGAGGCAAAAAGTTCATATGAAACAAGGTTACTGTCATCAAGCAATTTACATTCTGAAGCCCCTCCCTAGATGCTGCAGAAGTGGGAGGTGAGGAGAACTGTCAAAAAGAAAACCTGTGGTACATAAACAGAGTGTCACTGGGCTGTAAGAAAGGAGAAATGTGAAGATTTCAGAGAAGCTTAGAAGggatgacttatatgaactgatacagagcgaAGAAAGCATGACTGGATCAACAGTGCGTAATGACTGCAACActggaaacagaaagaacaaaaagccCAAAAGTCATGTGATCCCAGCGATTAAGCATGGTCCAGGAGAACAGTTGAGAAAACGCACTGCTCCCCTTAAATCCAGCTCCCAATCCAGCACTGCTACTAACTCCCTTCCTGTTCTGCGCCGCCGCATTTCCTCTTCCTTATGTGCAATGGCCAGTCCTCTCTCCAGGCGTCACATAACCCCTTCACAGTTCCCCTTCCTTGCACACTGCCCAGTTCCTACATATGTTGCCTCCATATTTactgcctctctctccctttgtgcCCCATGCTGCTTCTTGCAGAAGCTCCTTACTCCCCCAGTCCTCATTACCATCAGTACAGCAGATCCCAGCAGCAGCGCAGCGTCCTCCATTTCCGCAGGATTTCTGGCCAGACAGGCACGGGGAGGGCAGGTAACTCTCTTCCTGGCACCTCAGGCTCTCAGCTGTGCCTAGGTAGCAGCCTAGTTCTTTCCCGCAGCAGATGTTGGGTCCGAAACAGTACCCTTTGCTCCCAGGACCACAGGGGAGGCACTGAGGGGAAGGGAGACAGAGGTGAGTGTCAGGGATCAAGACTCTTGCAGTTCAGAAATGCAGAGTAGTTCTGAGGGCTGGAAGAACTGGGACTAGAATGAGAAAATTTCTTACAAGGAGAGGTTCTTGGCTACTGCTCTGAGGGTTGGAGAGTAGAGAATGGAATCCAAAGTCTGCTCTGAGCTATCAGTGACAACCTGAGTCCTCCAATTGATTGCTTCTCACTCACAACTTGGACCTTCAGTGCTCTCTTGACCCTAGACACATTCCTTCTCCCCTTATACTTCTTTCTTGTCTTtatcctcccttcctcctgcttTCCCTTTCTGTCTTCCCCCTTCTAATCACTTAActaacttttcctttttctctctctctttccttctcccctcatatccattcctctttcttctttcttctcttcctttcacctatgtcttcccctcccctctgtgCTTTCCTAGGGACTCTACCCATTACTGTGGGTTCTGCTTCTGCCCTTGTCAGTTGCCTGGACTCTGGTTTAGGGACCTCGGTGTTAACTTGGTCAGTCGGCTCACCTACCTTCATTCTGCTCAGGAAAGTCTGCCTTTCTGACCTCATTTCTCAGCCTGAGTTTGAACTGCTCACTCCTCTCTTTTCTATCTCCCTCTATCCCCTCAGCCCAGGACTTTCCCACTTGAAAGATGGGTTGGGGCAGGCAGGGGTAGCTACTTAGCTTGCCTTACTTGGTTGCTGGCCAGGGTTCTGAAGCAAACAAACTTAATCTCCAAAAGGTCACAGCAAAGTAACTGGTCCTTCCCTCACTATAGCAATTTGGAAAGACCAGGAAAGGCCAGAGGTACCAGGCTGGATGAAGGGACTGAACATGCCTATCAAACACTGAGAAGTCACTCATTTGTGGAGGATAGAGGAGGATATAAGATCAAAGTTTTTTCCAGCTCCCCTGAAAACTGAGGGAACAAGTAGGAAATACAGTAGGTTGTAATTACATGAGGTATCTAGAAGAAAAGAAGGTATACCAGCCTTTTACTTAGAGCAAAGGGGAGTAGTAAAAGATAGCCCCAGTGTGCACTGATGCCCACATAATGCTAAAAGACCTAAAAGAAAGAGACTGACATTTTGGGTGGAAACCTATGAAAGCTCTAGTGGGAGGACATAGACAATGCATGGAGGGACTGTAACATGCACTGTTGGAGTAAGTCCCACagatccccaaagagatcacagattcCTTGAAGGAAATCTAGCAGAACTTCCTTGCAGGGAGCAAAATCACAATAAGAATTGATGCTGCCTTCTCTGGGGAACACATTAATTCCCTTCTCACTCTCCTTCTCTGCCATCTGAGCAGCCCACATTAGAAGTCCTGCCAGTGCCCAGGAGTTGACTTATGGGATCATATGGGAGGAGACTGCCAAATCCTGACTTATTAGCTCCAGCCCATTAAGAATAGAGGGTTTCCAAGGTACCAACTGGACCATTTTCCCACTATGGCTAGTTTTTGCAGGCAGGGACCCTGGGAAGCCCGAAGGGCTGGGGAAGAGGGTCCCTCTGAGATTACTCCTTCTGGACCCACTGCTCTGGCTTGGCACTGGATAGCACAGCACCCCAGGCagtctctctgtcttctcctgCCTTGGCCCTTCTTGCCCTTGGACTCCTTTTCTTCCTGAAATACTACATTGTATCATGatgcttccttcttcttttcctgactccttttacccatctctgcttctctctgctggcttctttctctccttgcctccatctctatctctctgtgtctctctgcctctcactggctcctttctctatctcccccttttcctttgtcttttggaCCTATCTTACACAATCTTTTGGCCTCCCTTTTCctgctcccttctttctctccccgccagctgtccctttctttcctccatcagcctcattctgtctctttgccttctctctgctcctcttccttttctctgcctttctATCTCCCTCTCCATCTTTATGTTTCTCCTCTTGTCTCCcatcttctacttttcttttcctctttattctttcttcccagTCTTTTTATTTGTGGCTCCTCACTCTGAATTtcctagtcccccccccccccaatccttacCTCACTGTGTAGCCTTCTTGTTATGGGATCCCTCTAGTCCCTGCAGGGCACTCTCTTCAGGACCCCTGATGGACCGCCAGGTCCCTCTACAAAGTCTCCTTAGACCTAAGCAAGTCCCAGTGCTGACGCACTCTCCCCTTCATAGGGCCCTGACCTGTCTGGCCATACCTGTCTTAGCGCTGTGGTTGTGTCGGCCAGGTCACGCTTGCCTCCCCTTGGACAGTTCTGGAAGTAGCAGGCAGAGGTGAGAGCAAGGAGGCAGAAGAAGCAGGCCGACAGAGTGGTGACTGGCATCTTGGCAGCTGGCTCTGGCTGCGGCCGCTGGGCTTCACGGAGCTGTCTCTGGTTCTGGTTTCAGGGCTCTCCGCTGCTTATTTATACACCAGTGTCTCCCCTTTGAGACCGCCATGACAACGCAGCCTCCCCTGGCTCCCCCCCTTTCTtgtttcctccccccacctccattccCCCTCCTGAACCTCCCAAGTGCCTCTCCACGAACCCCAGGCAGGCAAGCAAGCAGAGAGTTCCATCCTAGTGATTCAAGGCTCAGGCTCAGAGCCTGCCTTGTGCCTACTGGTGTGCGTGGCCAGTGCACGTGAAGGCACCTGTATGTGCGTGTCTGCATGGACATCTAGGTGTGTGCTGATGGCTGAGCTTCTGCTTGTCTGAACTGGACATGAAGCCTCTGATGGCCCCACTCTctgtgtgcgtgcatgcatgtgtCTAAGTGACACGTTACCATTTACTACTTGTGAATTATGACAGAAACCTTTGGATGTGCCAGGTGTGTATACAAATCTCCCTGTCACTGCCTCTTGGAGTATTCATTTGGCAGAATTGTCTGTGTTCCTAGAGCTCTCTCTCCAAGGGGGAATGGCAGGGCCTGAACCTATTTGAGTGAGTGAGGAAAATTCTCTGCACTTCCTGTTCAGTCTTCAAGATTTTGATTCTCTATCTCAAGGGTTAAGGAGAGCCCTAGAGAACAAAGCTTTTTCCTTGTCACAGACCCAAGTCCCTAAGAGAAGGGAGATTCTGGATGTCCAAAGGCAATATGGGGGTAGTTGAGAAGGAGCAGAAACTTTTGGCTGAGACTTATAGGTCACAGGAAGAAGCAACAAGCCCCAAAGGTGATAGCTATGTACTGCACTCCACCAACATCTTGTTTCTTGAGAAGGCTCTGGGAGTGGGAAACAGATCAGGGGAGACCATCAGTTTCTATTCTAGGAGTCCAGGATGCTCCTCACTGCtgggatgtgtgtatgtattctctTTTTAATATGCAAAAATCATAATAAGAATATGCTTAGCAAGGAAATACTCCATGGCCCCCAATTGCAAGGTTTGCTTCTAAGAAAGCTTTCCCCAAAACTCACTTGTACCTCTTATCTCTGCTTTTGGCTTCAGGAGAAGTGATGAAGATGGAGGAGCAGACCCAGCGTATCTGTTCCCAATCAGCCTGAGAGCTGAGGGCCCCTAGGTCAGATACTTAGAATTAAGTTCAATCTCCTTGTGCCTTTCACTTTGATTCCTGGACTAACTTAAACCTTTGATTTCCTCTGCTCAATGGATTCTCCattgtttctctttccctttctcctccagcctttcctccacatttttttcctctttggttttAATTCAActgaattccaaattccaaattccACTTAATTCCAAAACCAGGTATTCCTCACCCACTCTGTTCCAAACCCTGGGGGCTGAGGAAAATATAAAGATTATGGAGTTTTCAATCTAGTATtgggaactctctctctctctctctctctctctctctctctctctctctctctctctcactcactcactcacacacacacacacaaaaccacctCTCACTAAAGACTATGAGACGATATACTAAATTGGTGCAAAGTGTTATGCAAGGTCCGAGGGAGGAGAATGTACAAAGGGGAAGATCAGGGAAAGTTCATTGAAGAGTTGGGCTTTAGAGAATGAGTGGAAGGgggcagtggctaaagcaccagccctggattcaggaggacctgagttcatatctggcctcagacacttgacacttactacctgtgtgaccctgggcaagtcacttaaccctcactgccccaccaaaagaaaaagaatgagtgggaattgggggggggggcaaaaacaTACATGacatggggaaggaaaaagaatctTTAACAAAAAAACACTGGGAAGACTTGAAAGCAATTTGGGAGAATTAGGTTTAAATCAAATGCTTTAAGTTTTTCATGGATATTTGGTTTGAATGCAAAAGGTCACACCATTAAAATATTAGATGACATTTAATAGATGAGTTATGCAGAGAAATTTGGGGATATTTGCATGATCAGATGTGGCATGAAAAGGGATATTATACCTAATAGCTACAATGATGTAAATGACAGGATCCTTAGAAGGAAACTGGATTCTGAGTAACTGAAAATGAGGGTCAGacctggagaagagagaatgaaggaggcTTTCCTTCCTGTGCCAGGCACCTGGTAAGGCAAAATATTGTATATGTCAGACTTGATCACTTTAGTGGGCTTTTTAAAATTAGGGTTTTTACaatgtgtaatgatcaactgtgatagacttggctcttctcagcagtgcaacaatccaagacaattccaaagaactcatgatgaaaaatgttctccacatccagaaaaaagaactgaatgcagattgaaccatactgtttctacttttgtttttttttcttttttgatgtttttccccttgtgttctgattcttctttctcaacatgactaatgtggaaatatgtttgatgtgattgtacatatataatctatatcagattgcttgctgtcttggggagggggaggaaggggagtaagggagaaaaacttggaactaaaaatcttatgaaaacaaatgtcaaacaccatttttcatgtaactggaaaataaaatatttttatgattaaaaaagattaGGGTTTTTAGGGGGACAATAGTGGGTTCAATCTGGGTGGAGGGGATGTTCCTTGCCTCCTCCTCAATTACTATAATATAGTGACACAGAGAaccaataaattttttaaaaagaaattcaaggcaggggcaactagatggtgcagtggatagagcactggccctggattcatgaggacctgagttcaaatctgacctcaggcacatgacacttactagctgtgtgaccctgggtgagtcacttaatcccaattgcctcactataaaagaaagaaagaaattcaaggcaAGGAGGAGTGCTTAAATAAGCATAAGAAACAACATAAGCAAAAGTGGGGAGGTGGAGGATCACAGGTAATGTTCAGGGTGAAGTTGTAATTCAGTTTAGCTAGAGTAGAATAGGCACAGAGAGAAGTAAAGTAAGACTGATTGGAAGCAGATGGCAGAAGACCTCGAATGTCAGGAATAGAAATTTGAATAATTGAATAATCAATCCACATGCATCTACTTATAAGATAACAAAtttagaggccatcttgtccaatccactcatattatagatgagtaaactcaggccaagagaagttaaatgacttgcccaaggtgcaCAGTGgtgagtgtcagagacaggatttgaactcaggctctctgaCTCGAGACCATGCTTTCCCCACTGTCCCACATtgcccattatgtgccaggccctgtgacAGGTGTTagtaatataaagacaaaagtgaaataggccctgccctcaaagatggAAAGGCACCATGAACACATATGAGTATATCTACACAGCACAAGTAAAGCAGATAGGAATGATGCTGGGGAAGGGAGACACTAGCAGAGAAAGGGACCCCAAAAGCCTTCATGAAAAGAAAGTAAGACTTTCTTGAAAGAAAGCAAATTTTCAAAAagcagaggggaaaagagagagaattccagaatgttaaaaataatttaaaagaaaagaagaagagaattccAAGCGTCaggaacagccagtgcaaaggagATGGAGATGTAATGTCATGTATCAGGAAAAGGAAGCAAGGCAGTTTGGCTGAACTGCAGAATATGTGGAgaagagtaatgtgtaataaggtGATAAAGGCAGGGGCATGGCGTGAGAATTAAAATGGACAGAGGACTTTATGTGTGATTCTAGAAATACTAAAAACCAATAGTTCATTGAGTAGAGAGGTAACATGAATTTTAGAAATAACACATTGGGACATCcaacaaaaaggggaaagaaccaatctgtacaaaaatattgatagtagctcttttgtgatggctaagagttggagatcaaaggaatgtcccatcaattgaggaatggctaaacaaactgtggtatatgattgtaatggaatattattgtgtcataagaaatgacaagcaggatgatttcagacctggaaagatttacatgaactgatgtatagtgaagtaagcagaaccaagagaatgttgtatacagtaacagcaatattgttaaatgaagaactctgaatgacagctattctcagcaatacaatgatccaagacaatcttaaaggactaatgatgaagcatactatccacctccaaagaaagaactggtattgattcaaaacagactgaagcgtgctatttttcactttctttcatttttttcttttatctgaatattcttgtacaaaataattaatatggaaatgttttacatcattgcacgtgtataacctatatctgattgattaccacctcaaggaggaaagaggggaggtggggggatagaatttggtaatcaaaactttaaataaaaatgttttttaaaaaagaaaagcactaagggcagctaggtggcacagtggataaagcactggtcctggattcacgGGAGACTAGGTTCATGGGTAACAGCAGCCAAAGAATTGACACACACCAAGAATTTAGATAAAAGTAGGATTTGGTTTGTTTCCATAGAGCAACTGATCAGGAAGAAAGATCCTAAGTCTCAACCTCCCCAGGCAAAGAAACTGCTGGCTTTTTCTAGGACAAAGTAAACAAAAAGAATCATGCAAAGGGTCTTCCTTACTTCCTGGGGCCCCCCTCTTGGGACATCTCAGTGGAACAGTTTGTCTTTCGAATGTCGCAATGCTCCAGAGGCTCTATCCTTAGGCTGGGCCATAACCTGGGAGTAGATATCAAGGTGCCCCAGAGGCTGTAACCACATCCTTATCCCCTGCCCTGCTCCAGGTTTGCATAATACAGCTCTTCCTTACTAGGAGAGAGGGACCCTTCCATCTATGGAACTGTCAGTGTTGGCAAAACAAACATTCCAGAACAACCCTTTTCTTAGTGTAATTCTGCTATTCCTGATCCTGTCCCCCGTCTCAAGAGGAGAACAGGCTTAGAGAGAAAGATGAAGCACGTGGTGTAGGGTTGGTTGAATTTGAGGTTGTCAAAAGCCAGATGGAGAAAACCAGTCCCTTAAGCCAAACGACCTTTGCTTGCTAACAAGAAAAAGAGAGTCAGGTTATGTTGAGCGCTACTCCCATTCTACATGCCATATCCTGACATTTTTATAGCTGTAAAGGGGAGATAGGTTAAGCAAGAGTGGGAAAATGTCAAGGATATTAAATGATGTTGTGGCTTCTATGTTTCCATTCAAATTCCATAACTCCTGCATTTTACACTCTAAACTATTTTTCCTCAAGAGCATCATTGCATTTTCATTAAACTCTGCTTGTGATATAGGTtctaatgttctttttcttttttaaataataaacatttttattttaaagtttcaagttccaaattttatccctccttccctcccttctcaccccccaCCCTCCCTGAGGTAATCagagcaatcagatacaggttatacatgtgcaattatgtaaaacattaccatattgatcattttgtataagaaaacttgaaaaaaaggaaagtggaaaaatagcatgcttcagtctgtgttcaatcaatatcagtttcttctttggaagtggatagtatgtgtGGGGTATGGCTGAGGCTCAGGTGTATAATGCCCCTGTACCCAGATGAAAAGTTGATACAGAAGAAAGTCATTGGCAGCTCCAGGGTGAAAGAGATAGAATTTGTTTAAAGGAGACTTACTTACAGGAGGATCAGTGTGTCCCTGGCAGCAGGTAGATGTTGtgaatttctctgaattcccacAAATTCCCTCCCATTCTCCtctgatatttatacatgtaggttACTTAGGACAAGGAGTCTTCTTTGTTCTCACTAGCATTATTCATTGGTTGCAGTgcttgtgaaaataaaaatgctgaTTGGTTTAAATGGTGACTATATGTACTTTAAGTGTAGCACATATGGCTCTTCCTTACATGGATACCCATACTGCATGTCTTAGAATTCACATTCCATCCTTTATATGGATATTCTGTTCTTTATGTCTTGGATCCTACACTCCACCCCACCAAAACACTATCTTTAAATGCTTTCCACCGATCTTCAACCATATTCCCTAGATAGTGTTTTTGGATAGCTTCCTTAATGCTGTAGCAAAAGTCCACAACAACAGTATAAGGAACAAGcactaaaaagaaatattaggagAATGGCAGTAAGAGGTAGCAAAGTAGTACAAAGGTTTGAGGAATAGAGGTTAGCCAATTTATAAAGGAATCAGTCTGGCCTAGGGCAGTCGGAGCACATACTTCATGGGTCATTTGCTGCTAAGTTTGGCTTACATTATGGGATTCATCAGGAATATAAGTACAGCATTCTGTTTTAATAAAAGCACAGGTTCCTCCCATGTAAGCTGTTAACATGTCTAAGGTCATCCAATTCTGCAAAACTACCAACAGGATTGGTGTCACTTCCTCATTTAAAGCACCTGTGGCTCTAGCAGAGTCATTCATTGCTTTGACTGTGAATCTTGCTAGGGAAGTAATTTTTAATTCATTAGCCAGTGTCTCATATTGGGGcaggaggggcagataggtggtgcaatggccctgaagctgggagaacccaagttcaaataccacaccagacacccactagctgcatgaccctgggcaagtcacccatcCCTGACTACCTCATTCTgatgctggacccagatggttctggagtatagagtgaggctgataacccTGCATAGTTCTCCCTAACTTAAATCAATTTCACTGCAAGCCACGACATCACTATGATGGTCAtgtttctctttgagaatgaagcacaaaaaaaaaagaagaagaagaagaagaagaagccctaggggcagctaggtggcacagtggatagagcaccatccctggagtcaggagtacctgaattcaaatctggcctcagacacttaacacttactggctgtgtgaccctgggcaagtcacttaaccccaattgcctcacaaaaaaagagagagagagaacgaagcacaaacaacaacaattggggCAGGAAGAAGGGGTAAAGCCCAATTCCACCTCTTGATATTTTCCTGGGAAATTACTGATAAGAAAGTCCCCAAGACTGTCAAGGACAGACAGTGTGCCTGAAaggtgcacatgcatatatagctCCCCTTATATAATGAGGTGAGTGGGAAGTCAGATTTCCCTTGGGAGACCCAGCCATATAGCTATAGCTATGGTACCCCACAGGTCCACCCCCTGGCTGGGTCACTTTTACATAGTTTCTGACTCATCATCTGAGATGTTCCCTAGGTGCTCTTTGCCAAAGAGGGTATAGGGGACACATAGTGATAACAACCCACAGATATAATACAAGGAACAAATGCCAATAACTACCAAGACTATAACAGCAAGCATGGTTAACAGCATTAGCTAATGTCAAGTCTCTTTGTAACTTCAGTAGCCCACTCCCAATATCCATTTAAGTAGCCAATTTCATCTGAGACGTCCCATGTAGTCGCCTGGTCTCTGGAACTTCTTTTCTTGGGGCAATCTGGAAGCTGTCTCATTTCTAGGGCACCTCTTCAGTAGATTTACTTCTctggttccaaattacttttagAGACCCCTCAGATATTCCTGTTAAAATCTTTtgtaaggagagagaagagataataaTCTGAaataaactgtaaataaaaatgtttattactttaaaaacaaaaacaagaaaacaaaaaataatttatatcatgAGTGCCCCATGCTGTTCACAGCTTTCTCTAACTCTGTACCTGACACAAACATTGTTAATAACAAGCTGAAGGGTTACCAATGCCTTGATACATGCAAGTTGTATAacctaaatatttcaaaatacccCATAAAGCAGaactcttaagtcttt from Dromiciops gliroides isolate mDroGli1 chromosome 6, mDroGli1.pri, whole genome shotgun sequence encodes the following:
- the LOC122730581 gene encoding vasopressin-neurophysin 2-copeptin encodes the protein MPVTTLSACFFCLLALTSACYFQNCPRGGKRDLADTTTALRQCLPCGPGSKGYCFGPNICCGKELGCYLGTAESLRCQEESYLPSPCLSGQKSCGNGGRCAAAGICCTDETCMIEPACQEDLGSRRARASEKSNGTQLGGPAGAFLLRLVQLAGQQMGELQPKSQEEEVVY